The proteins below come from a single Drosophila busckii strain San Diego stock center, stock number 13000-0081.31 chromosome X, ASM1175060v1, whole genome shotgun sequence genomic window:
- the LOC108605513 gene encoding ceramide synthase 6: MDIINKLSNAFWSTHIWLPPNTTWADIAPGSRPDVVHSDYRDLIWPIPLAAIVMLVRYTLERFWIAPVGKSLGIRSSRPKKAANVPTLEAAYAKSTRLENKRLAPLAKQADMTERQIERWWRLRRAQDKPSTLVKFCENTWRCLYYLYSFIFGVIVLWDKPWFWDVKSCWYGYPHQSVSSDIWWYYMISMSFYWSLTATQFFDVKRKDFWQMFIHHMVTLLLMSLSWVCNLHRVGSLVLVVHDCADIFLEAAKLTKYANYQKVCDAIFAIFTVVWIITRLGFYPRIIYSSSVEAPRILPMFPAYYIFNSLLLMLLVLHVIWTYMILKIVVDSLQKGLMSGDIRSSDSESVTDSSENVRIANGATRTKSKGGAAAGSGSGAAVTQRKSAGSNHTADSTTSTATK; the protein is encoded by the exons ATGgatataatcaataaattaagcaatgcaTTCTGGAGTACGCACATTTGGCTGCCGCCTAATACGACATGGGCGGATATAGCACCCGGTTCACGACCAGATGTTGTGCATTCCGATTATCGGGATCTCATTTGGCCAATACCATTGGCCGCGATTGTTATGCTGGTGCGTTACACATTGGAGCG aTTCTGGATAGCACCAGTTGGCAAATCGTTGGGCATACGTAGCTCTAGACCtaagaaagcagcaaatgttcCTACATTAGAGGCGGCCTATGCCAAATCGACGCGTTTGGAAAACAAGCGG ctggcACCGCTTGCCAAACAGGCGGACATGACAGAGCGTCAAATTGAGCGCTGGTGGCGTTTGCGTCGTGCTCAGGATAAACCCTCAACATTGGTCAAATTTTGTGAGAATACATGGCGCTGTCTTTATTATCTATATAGCTTTATATTTGGCGTCATTGTGCTCTGGGATAAGCCTTGGTTCTGGGATGTCAAAAGCTGTTGGTATGGCTACCCGCATCAG TCTGTGAGCAGCGATATCTGGTGGTACTATATGATATCCATGTCGTTCTATTGGTCACTCACCGCCACACAATTCTTTGATGTTAAACGCAAGGATTTCTGGCAAATGTTTATTCATCACATGGTTACATTATTGTTAATGTCACTCAGTTGGGTTTGTAATCTGCATCGCGTGGGCTCGCTGGTGCTTGTCGTGCATGATTGTGCCGATATCTTTTTGGAGGCAGCCAAGTTGACCAAATACGCAAATTATCAGAAGGTCTGTGATGctatatttgctatatttacGGTCGTCTGGATCATAACACGTTTGGGTTTCTATCCTCGCATTATTTATAG cTCCTCGGTGGAAGCACCACGTATTTTGCCCATGTTCCCAGcctattatattttcaattcattgttgttaatgctgctggtgctgcatgTCATCTGGACATATATGATTCTTAAGATTGTGGTGGACTCGCTGCAAAAGGGTCTG ATGTCTGGCGATATAAGATCCAGCGATAGCGAAAGTGTTACAGATAGCTCGGAGAATGTGCGCATTGCCAATGGAGCGACGCGCACGAAGTCCAAgggaggcgctgctgctggcagtggGAGCGGCGCTGCTGTTACTCAGCGCAAGTCCGCAGGCAGCAATCATACGGCGGACTCCACGACATCGACAGCAACAAAGTGA
- the LOC108604911 gene encoding josephin-like protein yields the protein MSNGTCPKTEIYVENRKKERKKNNLLNVDSNMLPSKIYHEQQVSQLCALHALNNLYQRRNLFTKQKLDAYCYELTPRGWLNPHRSWLGWGNYDVNVIMYAVQQQQCQAIWFDKRRDPDCLNFPRIFGYILNMATPPGWRNYVTLPIWGGRHWLALRCIGDDYYNLDSKLSAPECIGNESNFVEFLRAHLSSESSGDQELLIIVQQFEEEEEQLPQSWLKPEYRLST from the exons ATGTCCAATGGGACATGCCCAAA AACAGAAATATATGTAGAgaatagaaaaaaagaaagaaaaaaaaacaatttattaaatgtagaTTCCAATATGTTGCCCAGCAAAATTTATCACGAACAACAGGTGTCGCAGCTGTGTGCGCTGCACGCACTCAACAATCTTTATCAGCGCCGTAATCTGTTTACCAAACAGAAATTGGATGCCTACTGTTATGAGCTAACGCCACGCGGTTGGCTTAATCCGCACCGTTCCTGGCTCGGCTGGGGCAATTACGATGTCAATGTGATTATGTATGCggtacagcagcagcaatgtcaGGCCATATGGTTTGACAAGCGTCGCGATCCCGATTGTCTTAACTTTCCAAGAATTTTCGGTTACATTCTGAACATGGCCACGCCTCCAGGTTGGCGCAATTATGTAACGCTGCCCATCTGGGGCGGGCGACATTGGTTGGCCCTACGCTGCATTGGGGACgattattataatttggaCTCGAAGCTATCAGCGCCGGAGTGCATTGGCAATGAGTCGAATTTTGTAGAGTTCCTGCGAGCTCACTTGAGCTCTGAGAGCAGCGGAGATCAGGAATTGCTGATTATTGTACAGCAGTTtgaagaggaggaggagcaacTGCCACAGTCTTGGCTAAAGCCAGAATATCGCTTGAGCACTTGa
- the LOC108606412 gene encoding splicing factor 3B subunit 4, whose amino-acid sequence MAAGPIAERNQDATIYAGGLDDKVSETLLWELFVQAGPVVNVHMPKDRVTQMHQGYGFVEFLSEEDADYAIKIMNMIKLYGKPIRVNKASAHQKNLDVGANIFIGNLDVEVDEKLLYDTFSAFGVILQTPKIMRDPETGKSKGFAFINFASFEASDAAMDAMNGQYLCNRPISVSYAFKKDHKGERHGSAAERLLAAQNPSAHADRPHQLFADAPVQNMMSHMPGQMMPPPMMAPPPPVVPVNHNNNNISMIQPPPPVPQPSAFPATIPPPPLPPMAGGQPPLPPTMGIPPPPRMMQPPNAWAPPGMPAPPPRPPPNGWRPPPVPFAPTPYSRPYQTDGYQY is encoded by the exons ATGGCCGCTGGACCAATTGCAGAGCGCAATCAAG ATGCCACCATATATGCCGGCGGTTTGGATGACAAAGTATCGGAAACACTCCTTTGGGAACTTTTTGTACAGGCCGGACCAGTGG TCAACGTGCACATGCCCAAAGATCGCGTAACACAAATGCATCAGGGCTATGGCTTTGTAGAGTTTCTTAGTGAGGAGGACGCCGACTATGCCATCAAGATTATGAACATGATCAAGCTATATGGCAAGCCTATACGTGTGAACAAAGCTTCAGCACATCAAAAGAATCTGGATGTTGGTGCAAATATCTTCATTGGTAATCTGGATGTAGAGGTAGATGAAAAACTGCTATACGATACCTTCTCTGCCTTCGGCGTGATACTGCAAACGCCTAAGATTATGCGTGATCCAGAGACAGGCAAGTCCAAGGGCTTTGCCTTTATCAACTTTGCCAGCTTTGAGGCTAGTGATGCTGCAATGGACGCAATGAATGGTCAGTACCTGTGCAATCGTCCGATATCCGTGTCGTATGCATTCAAAAAGGATCACAAGGGCGAGCGTCACGGCTCTGCTGCTGAACGTTTGCTCGCTGCTCAAAATCCTTCCGCACATGCGGATCGTCCTCATCAGTTATTCGCCGATGCGCCTGTACAAAACATGATGTCACATATGCCGGGGCAAATGATGCCGCCCCCTATGATGGCGCCTCCTCCGCCTGTGGTACCTGTGaatcataacaataacaacatcaGTATGATTCAACCACCACCGCCAGTGCCGCAGCCCTCGGCGTTCCCAGCTACCATACCTCCACCGCCGCTGCCTCCAATGGCCGGTGGTCAGCCGCCACTGCCGCCCACAATGGGCATACCGCCGCCTCCACGCATGATGCAACCTCCTAACGCTTGGGCGCCACCTGGCATGCCCGCACCGCCGCCGCGTCCACCGCCGAATGGCTGGCGTCCGCCACCTGTGCCATTTGCACCTACGCCCTACTCCAGACCCTATCAAACGGATGGCTACCAGTACTAA